The following coding sequences lie in one Pseudomonas sp. SL4(2022) genomic window:
- a CDS encoding TetR/AcrR family transcriptional regulator, with protein MRYQDQLFEQRENALLDAARQLFAEQPWDRVTIAEVALAAGIGKGTVYKHFPSKEALYARLVLDLSRANLLELRELHAASPAQDAMRRVIQRAFEQMLANPIQAQLCLHCDRPEFQERLESPYRQQFLDIEQEFQLFFSDMLGVTLNNQALSQSDCQNLLWGVEACVNGVMARIASGGFAHWAEPIALDEYFARVTDFIIAGLRTQAADLLAQPHRHE; from the coding sequence ATGCGCTACCAAGATCAACTCTTCGAACAACGCGAGAACGCCCTCCTCGACGCTGCCCGCCAATTGTTTGCCGAGCAGCCCTGGGACCGCGTGACGATTGCCGAAGTGGCGCTTGCCGCTGGCATCGGTAAAGGCACGGTGTACAAGCACTTCCCCAGCAAGGAAGCGCTGTATGCGCGCCTGGTGCTCGACCTCAGCCGCGCCAACCTGCTGGAACTGCGCGAACTGCATGCCGCCAGTCCGGCGCAGGACGCCATGCGCCGGGTCATTCAGCGCGCCTTCGAGCAGATGCTGGCCAACCCGATCCAGGCGCAGCTGTGCCTGCACTGCGACCGCCCGGAGTTTCAGGAGCGCCTGGAAAGCCCGTACCGCCAGCAATTCCTCGATATAGAGCAGGAATTCCAGCTGTTCTTCAGCGACATGCTCGGCGTCACCCTGAACAACCAGGCGCTGAGCCAGAGCGACTGCCAGAACCTGCTGTGGGGCGTGGAAGCCTGCGTCAACGGAGTGATGGCGCGTATCGCCTCCGGTGGTTTTGCCCATTGGGCCGAGCCGATAGCCCTGGATGAGTATTTCGCTCGCGTCACCGATTTCATCATTGCCGGCCTGCGCACCCAGGCCGCCGACTTGCTTGCTCAACCTCATCGCCACGAGTAG
- the cheR gene encoding protein-glutamate O-methyltransferase CheR, whose translation MSTGNLDFEQFRTFLEKACGILLGSNKQYLVSSRLNKLMEQNDIKTLGELVQRMQSQPRSGLREQVVDAMTTNETLWFRDTYPFEVLKSRVLPELIKASPGQRLRIWSAACSSGQEPYSLSMTIDEFEKTNLGQLKAGVQIVATDLSPSMLINCKSGEYDSLAMGRGLSPERLQRYFDPKGPGRWVVKPAIRSRIEFRPLNLLDSYASLGKFDVVFCRNVLIYFSAEVKKDILTRIHAMLKPGGYLFLGASEALNGLPNHYQMVQCSPGIIYKAK comes from the coding sequence GTGTCTACAGGTAATTTGGATTTCGAGCAGTTCCGGACCTTCCTGGAAAAAGCCTGCGGCATCCTGCTGGGTAGCAATAAGCAGTATCTGGTTTCCAGTCGACTGAACAAACTGATGGAACAGAATGACATCAAAACTCTGGGTGAACTGGTGCAGCGTATGCAAAGCCAGCCGCGCAGTGGTCTGCGTGAGCAGGTTGTTGATGCCATGACTACCAATGAGACCCTTTGGTTTCGCGACACATACCCTTTTGAGGTGCTGAAAAGCCGTGTTCTGCCGGAGTTGATCAAGGCTAGCCCGGGGCAGCGTTTGCGTATTTGGTCGGCGGCCTGCTCTTCGGGGCAGGAGCCCTACTCATTATCAATGACCATTGATGAATTCGAAAAAACCAATCTTGGCCAACTCAAGGCCGGAGTGCAGATTGTTGCGACTGACCTGTCGCCGTCCATGTTGATCAACTGTAAATCGGGTGAGTACGACAGCTTGGCGATGGGGCGTGGGCTTTCACCGGAGCGTCTGCAGCGCTATTTCGACCCCAAGGGGCCGGGGCGCTGGGTGGTCAAACCGGCCATTCGCAGTCGCATTGAGTTTCGCCCGCTGAACCTTCTGGACAGTTATGCCAGCCTGGGTAAGTTCGATGTGGTGTTCTGCCGAAACGTATTGATCTACTTTTCTGCGGAAGTGAAGAAAGACATCCTCACGCGCATTCATGCCATGTTGAAACCGGGTGGTTATCTGTTCCTCGGGGCTTCCGAGGCGCTCAATGGTCTGCCTAATCATTATCAGATGGTGCAGTGCAGCCCGGGGATCATCTACAAAGCGAAGTGA
- a CDS encoding efflux RND transporter permease subunit, which translates to MHGLIAAALDRSRTSLLVLLFLMLGGLAAYFAIPKEANPDVSIPIIYVSVTLEGISPEDAERLLVRPLEQELRSLEGVKEMRSMASEGHASVTLEFDAGFNAKLALADVREKVDTARSKLPEEAEEPTVNEVNVALFPVLSIGLSGPIAETELVYIARRLKENVEGIAEVLSVEIGGDREDLLEIVVDPQVLDSYGIDYNELFNLVSRNNRLVAAGSLDTGAGRMSMKVPGVIENLEDVLSMPIKVVGNSVVTFGDVATIHRTFKDPTGYARINGQPAVVLEVSKRSGANIIDTIEQVKALMTKAQPLLPEGLKVSYIMDQSQQVQSMLSDLLNNVIASIVLVLILVVASMGMRSALLVGLTIPGAFLTGILVIWMFGFTLNIVVLFSLILVAGMLVDGAIVVSELADRYLHQGQTPRQAWANAAMRMAWPVISSTATTLVVFLPLLFWPGVVGQFMKYLPATVIVCLLASLAMALVFLPVLGAVTGGQPLPQPTQPGRAAVGYRRLLGALLKRPGLTLLGILALIALIYTAYGRFNHGVEFFPEVEPENAQIWLRARGDLSVQEKDALLQQVEKRLLGMSEVKALYARSLAQPDGQLGADVIGTLQFQFVEWHERRSAGQILADMSTRTADIPGIVLEFRKQEEGPSSGKPVKLQVSSMDPAKADQWVEQVRANMQRLGGFKDVEDDRALPGIEWRVKVDREAAARFGADVLSVGNAVQMVTNGLKLATYRPEDATDEVDIRVRLPANWRSLDQLGRLTLNTPAGQIPLSNFVSLQQAPKVGTLRRVDGNRTITLQADIAEGARLDERLQALREAMGEVPVDVQVKFAGEDADQREAATFLGTAFAVAIFLMFIILVTQFNSIYQSLLVLSAIVLSTAGVLMGLLVNGQSFGIVMVGMGLIALAGIVVNNNIILIDTYNQLRRQGLEPREAALETGSLRLRPVLLTAVTTVLGLVPMVIGVNVDLLTPSLGFGAPSTQWWTQLSSAIAGGLSFATVLTLLLTPCMLVLGSRFERRPPPLETFDDDLLDLPEHLLASATGKVELQRTP; encoded by the coding sequence ATGCATGGCCTGATCGCTGCGGCGCTGGATCGCAGCCGCACCAGCCTGCTGGTGCTGCTATTTCTTATGCTAGGTGGGCTGGCGGCGTATTTCGCCATCCCCAAAGAAGCCAATCCGGATGTCAGCATCCCGATCATCTATGTCTCGGTAACCCTCGAAGGCATCAGCCCGGAAGACGCCGAACGCCTGCTGGTTCGCCCGCTGGAGCAAGAACTGCGCAGCCTCGAAGGGGTCAAGGAAATGCGTTCCATGGCCAGCGAAGGCCATGCCTCGGTGACCCTGGAGTTCGATGCTGGCTTCAACGCCAAGCTGGCCCTCGCCGATGTGCGCGAGAAGGTCGATACCGCCCGCAGCAAGCTGCCAGAGGAAGCCGAAGAACCCACGGTCAATGAAGTCAACGTGGCGCTGTTTCCGGTGCTGTCGATTGGTCTGTCCGGGCCGATTGCCGAAACCGAATTGGTCTACATCGCCCGCCGCCTGAAAGAGAACGTCGAAGGCATCGCCGAAGTGCTCTCGGTGGAAATCGGCGGCGACCGCGAAGACCTGCTGGAAATCGTCGTCGACCCGCAGGTGCTCGACAGCTACGGCATCGATTACAACGAGCTGTTCAACCTGGTCAGCCGCAACAACCGCCTGGTCGCCGCCGGCAGCCTGGACACCGGTGCCGGGCGCATGAGCATGAAAGTGCCCGGGGTGATCGAAAACCTTGAAGACGTACTGTCCATGCCGATCAAGGTGGTGGGCAACAGCGTGGTGACCTTTGGCGATGTCGCCACCATTCACCGCACCTTCAAGGACCCCACCGGTTACGCGAGGATCAATGGCCAGCCCGCGGTGGTGCTGGAGGTGTCCAAGCGCAGCGGCGCCAACATCATCGACACCATCGAGCAGGTCAAGGCGCTGATGACCAAGGCCCAGCCGCTGCTGCCCGAGGGCCTCAAGGTCAGCTACATCATGGATCAGTCGCAGCAGGTGCAGAGCATGCTCAGCGATCTGCTCAACAACGTGATTGCCTCCATCGTGCTGGTGCTGATTCTGGTGGTGGCGAGCATGGGCATGCGCTCGGCGCTGTTGGTTGGGCTGACCATTCCAGGGGCCTTTCTAACCGGCATCCTAGTGATCTGGATGTTCGGTTTCACCCTGAATATCGTCGTGCTGTTCAGCCTGATTCTGGTGGCTGGCATGCTGGTGGACGGCGCCATCGTCGTCTCAGAACTGGCCGACCGTTACCTGCACCAGGGGCAAACGCCACGCCAAGCCTGGGCCAATGCCGCCATGCGGATGGCCTGGCCGGTCATCTCGTCCACCGCCACCACCCTGGTGGTGTTTTTACCGCTGCTGTTCTGGCCCGGTGTGGTCGGCCAATTTATGAAATACCTGCCGGCCACGGTGATCGTCTGCCTGCTCGCTTCACTGGCCATGGCCCTGGTGTTTCTGCCGGTGCTCGGTGCGGTCACCGGTGGCCAACCGCTGCCGCAGCCGACTCAGCCAGGCCGAGCAGCCGTGGGTTATCGCCGCCTGCTGGGCGCCTTGCTGAAGCGCCCAGGGCTCACCCTGCTGGGCATCCTCGCGTTGATTGCGCTGATCTACACCGCCTATGGCCGTTTCAACCATGGCGTGGAGTTCTTCCCCGAAGTCGAGCCGGAAAACGCGCAGATCTGGTTGCGCGCCCGTGGCGATCTGTCGGTGCAAGAAAAAGACGCCCTGCTGCAACAGGTGGAAAAGCGCCTGCTCGGCATGAGCGAGGTCAAAGCGCTGTACGCCCGCTCCCTGGCGCAGCCGGACGGCCAGCTCGGTGCGGACGTGATCGGCACCCTGCAGTTCCAGTTCGTCGAATGGCATGAGCGGCGCTCGGCCGGCCAGATCCTCGCCGACATGAGCACGCGAACGGCGGATATCCCGGGCATCGTGCTGGAATTCCGCAAACAGGAAGAAGGCCCCAGCAGCGGCAAGCCGGTGAAGCTACAGGTCAGTTCTATGGACCCGGCCAAGGCCGATCAGTGGGTCGAACAGGTGCGCGCCAACATGCAGCGCCTGGGCGGCTTCAAGGATGTCGAGGATGACCGTGCTCTGCCGGGTATCGAATGGCGGGTCAAGGTCGACCGCGAGGCGGCTGCGCGTTTCGGCGCGGATGTGCTGAGCGTGGGCAATGCCGTGCAGATGGTCACCAACGGCCTGAAACTGGCCACCTACCGCCCGGAAGACGCCACCGACGAGGTGGATATCCGCGTGCGCCTGCCGGCCAACTGGCGCTCCCTTGACCAGCTCGGCCGCCTGACCCTGAACACCCCGGCCGGGCAGATTCCGCTGAGCAACTTCGTCTCGCTGCAACAGGCGCCGAAGGTCGGCACCCTGCGCCGGGTCGACGGCAACCGCACTATCACTCTGCAAGCTGACATCGCCGAAGGCGCGCGCCTGGACGAGCGCCTGCAAGCCCTGCGTGAAGCCATGGGCGAGGTGCCCGTTGATGTGCAGGTGAAGTTCGCCGGCGAAGATGCCGACCAGCGTGAAGCCGCGACCTTCCTCGGCACCGCCTTTGCGGTGGCGATTTTCCTGATGTTTATCATCCTGGTGACCCAGTTCAACAGCATCTACCAGTCGCTGCTGGTGCTCTCGGCCATCGTGCTGTCCACCGCCGGCGTGCTGATGGGCCTGCTGGTCAATGGCCAGTCGTTCGGCATCGTGATGGTGGGTATGGGCCTGATCGCACTGGCGGGGATCGTGGTGAACAACAACATCATCCTCATCGACACCTACAACCAGCTGCGCCGCCAGGGTCTGGAGCCGCGTGAGGCGGCGCTGGAAACCGGCAGCCTGCGCTTGCGCCCAGTGCTGCTGACCGCCGTGACCACGGTCCTCGGCCTGGTGCCGATGGTGATCGGGGTTAACGTTGACCTGCTCACCCCAAGCCTGGGCTTTGGCGCGCCGTCGACCCAGTGGTGGACCCAGCTGTCCAGCGCCATCGCTGGCGGCCTGAGCTTCGCCACCGTACTGACCCTGCTGCTGACGCCTTGCATGCTGGTACTCGGCTCGCGTTTCGAACGTCGCCCGCCGCCGCTGGAAACCTTCGACGATGACCTGCTCGACTTGCCGGAGCATCTGCTGGCCAGTGCCACCGGCAAGGTCGAGCTGCAACGCACGCCCTAA
- a CDS encoding substrate-binding periplasmic protein: MRYLLCVLLLWTGLCQPLHSQEKIHIAIGEWPPFISASLPHYGVVPQLINEAFATQGVSVEYGFFPWKRAYTEVKQGRWQASAIWGRTPEREADCLFSAVVYSDELVLFYHRDKPVNWDGSLTGAEQLNGLRIGIPLGSAKMPVLEQAEQRGWVQYEASGDELINLRKLAAGRIDAVDIVKGSGSHVLSQLSANERARLTTTQTYETWDYHVIFSRQLPESERLQQLFDQGLRELKDSGRYVQLWQQFNSPTAL, encoded by the coding sequence ATGCGTTATTTGCTTTGCGTTTTGCTGCTCTGGACTGGCCTCTGCCAGCCGCTGCATAGCCAGGAGAAAATCCACATCGCCATCGGTGAATGGCCGCCGTTTATTAGCGCATCGCTGCCGCACTATGGCGTGGTGCCGCAGCTGATCAACGAAGCCTTTGCCACCCAGGGCGTCAGCGTGGAATACGGTTTCTTCCCCTGGAAACGCGCCTACACGGAGGTCAAGCAGGGCCGCTGGCAAGCCTCGGCCATCTGGGGCCGCACGCCGGAGCGCGAAGCCGACTGCCTGTTTTCTGCAGTGGTGTACAGCGATGAACTGGTGCTGTTCTATCACCGCGACAAGCCGGTCAACTGGGATGGCAGCCTGACCGGGGCCGAGCAGCTCAATGGCCTGCGCATCGGCATTCCGCTGGGATCGGCGAAGATGCCGGTGCTGGAGCAAGCCGAACAGCGCGGCTGGGTGCAGTACGAAGCCAGCGGGGATGAGCTGATCAACCTGCGTAAACTGGCTGCCGGGCGCATCGATGCGGTGGACATCGTCAAAGGCTCGGGCAGCCATGTGCTCAGCCAGCTCAGCGCCAATGAACGCGCCCGCCTGACCACCACGCAAACCTATGAAACCTGGGATTACCACGTGATCTTCTCCCGCCAGTTGCCGGAGAGCGAACGCCTGCAGCAACTCTTCGATCAGGGTCTGCGTGAACTGAAAGACAGCGGCCGTTATGTGCAACTCTGGCAACAGTTCAACTCGCCCACCGCCCTCTGA
- a CDS encoding class I SAM-dependent methyltransferase, translating to MQRDHREQLNLSWQANADAWTAAVREQRIESRRLVTDAAIVQAILALAPTRVLDLGCGEGWLCRGLVEHGIEAVGVDASAPLIAVAQQAASGTSQYRVCGYAELESQAGLLGRFDMLVCNFALLEEPLAPTLNALHGLLAQDGRLLIQTLHPWRACNDVGYRDGWRVETFAGFGEGFAQPMPWFFRTLESWLGLFSDTGWRLQWLQEPLHPESEQPVSLLMLLSSERN from the coding sequence ATGCAACGCGACCATCGGGAGCAACTCAACCTCAGCTGGCAGGCCAATGCCGATGCCTGGACGGCGGCCGTGCGCGAGCAACGCATTGAAAGTCGCCGACTGGTGACCGATGCGGCCATCGTTCAGGCGATTCTCGCCCTTGCACCCACGCGCGTGCTGGATCTGGGCTGCGGCGAGGGCTGGTTGTGCCGTGGGCTGGTCGAACATGGTATTGAGGCGGTGGGCGTGGACGCCTCCGCCCCGCTGATTGCTGTGGCGCAGCAGGCGGCGTCAGGCACGTCGCAGTACCGCGTATGCGGTTATGCCGAGCTGGAGAGTCAGGCTGGGCTGCTGGGGCGTTTCGATATGCTGGTGTGCAACTTTGCCCTTCTGGAAGAACCCCTGGCGCCGACGCTGAATGCCCTGCATGGCCTGCTGGCGCAGGATGGCCGGTTGCTGATCCAGACTCTGCACCCCTGGCGCGCCTGCAATGACGTGGGTTATCGCGACGGTTGGCGGGTGGAAACCTTTGCTGGCTTCGGCGAGGGCTTTGCTCAACCGATGCCCTGGTTTTTCCGCACATTGGAGTCCTGGTTGGGCTTATTCAGCGATACCGGCTGGCGCCTGCAATGGCTGCAGGAGCCGTTGCACCCGGAGAGCGAGCAGCCGGTGTCGCTGTTGATGCTGCTGAGTTCCGAGCGCAATTAA
- a CDS encoding chemotaxis protein CheV has protein sequence MAGVMDSVNQRTQLVGQNRLELLLFRLNSNQLYGINVFKVKEVLQCPKLTIMPKSSPVVRGVANIRGGTIPILDLSMATGNMPLSNIDNSFVIITEYNTKVQGFLVHSVERIVNMNWESIHPPPKGTGRDHYLTAVTHLDDKMVEIIDVEKILAEVAPTSEVISEGVLDARTQARAVSKRVLTCDDSSVARKQVTRCLETVGVEVVALNDGRQALDYLKAMVEEGKKPEEEFLMLISDIEMPEMDGYTLTAEIRSDPRMQKLHIILHTSLSGVFNQAMVKKVGADDFLAKFRPDDLAARVADRINIAAGD, from the coding sequence ATGGCCGGTGTGATGGACTCGGTTAACCAGCGAACTCAGTTGGTTGGCCAGAATCGTTTGGAATTGCTGCTGTTTCGTCTTAACAGCAATCAGTTGTATGGCATCAACGTGTTCAAGGTGAAAGAGGTGCTTCAGTGCCCCAAACTCACCATCATGCCCAAATCCAGCCCGGTTGTTCGCGGGGTGGCCAATATCCGTGGCGGCACCATCCCGATTCTCGATTTGTCCATGGCCACAGGCAACATGCCGTTGTCCAATATCGATAACAGTTTCGTGATCATCACTGAATACAACACCAAGGTTCAGGGTTTTCTGGTGCATTCCGTCGAGCGCATTGTCAACATGAACTGGGAGTCGATTCATCCGCCACCCAAGGGTACTGGTCGCGATCACTATTTGACGGCAGTGACGCACCTGGACGACAAGATGGTTGAAATCATTGACGTCGAAAAAATTCTTGCAGAGGTGGCGCCGACCTCCGAGGTGATTTCTGAAGGTGTTCTTGATGCGCGTACTCAGGCCCGTGCAGTGAGTAAACGGGTACTGACCTGCGACGACTCATCGGTTGCGCGCAAGCAGGTTACGCGTTGTTTGGAAACTGTAGGCGTGGAGGTGGTCGCGCTGAACGATGGTCGTCAGGCGTTGGATTATCTGAAGGCTATGGTCGAGGAGGGCAAGAAGCCGGAAGAAGAATTCCTTATGCTGATTTCCGACATCGAAATGCCCGAAATGGACGGTTATACCCTGACGGCGGAGATTCGTTCCGACCCTCGAATGCAAAAACTGCACATCATCCTGCATACTTCGCTTTCTGGTGTTTTTAATCAGGCCATGGTCAAGAAGGTGGGCGCGGATGATTTCCTCGCCAAGTTTCGGCCGGATGACCTGGCTGCACGGGTAGCTGACCGCATCAATATAGCGGCAGGGGACTGA
- a CDS encoding transglycosylase domain-containing protein, with amino-acid sequence MGASWQPSITPLTANQQRPAPRKHRSALKITFWLLVLVLIIVAGLLLAEELRTSRYQAQEISRYAQTLSYRVEPGPSNAIVYPKEGPFDKRQGYTYLPLMLERLSQRNFIVQQQAQFSPALLDYAQRGLFIPYPEKIQSGLSISDCSGTPFYEFRYPQQRYPSFNAIPPLVASSLLFIENRTLLDPEQPLANPAVDWPRFFMAAISQVGKLLDMQDQSAGGSTLATQLEKYRHSPDGLTVSATEKLRQMLSASVRAYQSGPQTMAARENIVRDYLNSVPLSAAPGHGEVHGLADGLRIWFGADFAQVNRLLDPAQSADASLAERGLALRQVLALMIAQRRPSYYLAQGRHDLAELTNSHIRLLAGGGLIDIALRDAALQQTLSYRDWALEPNLQTVDSNKGISVSRARLSTMLNMPLYDLDRLDLSATSTLNNDLQQAVSQYLQQLAEPTFAGQIGLFGERLLSPEKTADVRYSFTLFERTENGSMVRVQTDSTDQPFDINEGSKLELGSTAKLRVLATYLEIIAELHQRHAGQSANQLRAVNARDNLTRWAIDYLLSTPNASLAGMLNAAMERKYSASPGERFFTGGGIHTFNNFRREDNQRIANMREALRESLNLPFIRLMRDLVRYSTYQGPNNSAELLKDDKDPRRQVYLRDFADREGTSFLQRFWRKYQGQPEQQRLDTFLNGLRHTSVRLAAVHRYLQPTADEASFAAFLRKYLPQETLSDKRINELYRSYGPGAYSLPDQGYIARVHPLELWLLGYLIEQPQARFSDAVAASQNERQEVYGWLFRSRHKSARDSRIRIMLEVEAFLDIHRRWQNLGYPFAHLVPSLATAIGSSGDRPAALAELMGIIQNDGIRQTTARIDSLHFAADTPYDTLVVRDHSAGKRVMAPEVAAALRNALADVVEAGTARRLLGSFIQADGQPLKVGGKTGTGDNRIETVGAGGRVLSSRAMNRTATFVFYLGDNHYGTLTAFVPGQAAENFRFTSALPVQVLKGMAPILQPYLQPGTRSLCHMTGSEQAASGAN; translated from the coding sequence ATGGGCGCATCATGGCAACCCAGCATCACCCCACTAACGGCCAATCAGCAGCGACCGGCACCACGTAAACATCGCAGCGCATTAAAAATCACCTTCTGGCTGCTCGTGCTGGTTCTGATCATAGTCGCCGGTCTACTGCTCGCCGAAGAGCTGCGTACCTCACGCTATCAAGCCCAAGAAATCAGCCGTTACGCGCAAACCCTCAGCTACCGCGTCGAACCGGGCCCGAGCAATGCTATCGTCTACCCCAAAGAAGGCCCCTTCGACAAACGTCAAGGTTACACCTACCTGCCGTTGATGCTTGAGCGACTCAGCCAGCGCAACTTTATCGTGCAGCAACAGGCGCAGTTCTCCCCCGCCCTACTCGACTATGCCCAACGCGGCCTGTTCATCCCCTATCCGGAGAAGATTCAGAGCGGACTGAGCATCAGTGACTGTAGCGGTACGCCTTTCTATGAATTCCGCTACCCGCAACAGCGCTACCCGAGCTTCAACGCCATCCCGCCACTGGTAGCCAGCAGCCTGCTGTTTATCGAGAACCGCACGCTGCTTGACCCTGAACAGCCACTGGCCAACCCGGCCGTGGACTGGCCGCGCTTCTTCATGGCCGCCATTTCTCAGGTCGGCAAGTTGCTGGACATGCAGGACCAGTCGGCAGGCGGTAGCACCCTGGCTACTCAGCTGGAGAAATACCGCCACTCACCGGACGGCTTGACTGTGTCCGCGACGGAAAAACTGCGACAAATGCTTTCCGCCAGCGTACGCGCCTACCAGAGTGGCCCGCAGACCATGGCTGCGCGCGAGAATATCGTTCGCGACTACCTCAATAGCGTGCCGCTGTCTGCCGCGCCTGGGCATGGCGAAGTTCATGGTCTGGCCGATGGCCTGCGCATCTGGTTCGGCGCGGACTTCGCCCAGGTCAACCGGCTGCTCGACCCCGCACAGTCAGCGGATGCCAGCCTGGCCGAACGTGGCCTCGCCCTGCGTCAGGTGCTGGCCCTCATGATTGCCCAGCGCCGCCCGTCTTATTACCTGGCCCAAGGCCGCCATGACCTGGCCGAACTGACTAACAGCCATATCCGCCTGCTGGCCGGCGGCGGCCTCATCGACATCGCACTGCGCGACGCCGCCCTGCAGCAGACACTCAGCTACCGCGACTGGGCTCTTGAGCCGAACCTGCAGACGGTGGACAGCAACAAGGGCATCAGCGTTTCGCGGGCGCGGCTCTCGACCATGCTCAACATGCCACTGTACGACCTCGACCGCCTTGATCTGAGCGCGACCAGCACCCTCAACAATGACCTGCAACAGGCCGTCAGCCAGTACCTTCAGCAGCTGGCCGAGCCCACCTTTGCCGGACAGATCGGCCTGTTTGGCGAACGCCTGCTCTCACCGGAAAAAACCGCTGATGTGCGCTACAGCTTCACCCTGTTCGAGCGCACAGAAAATGGCAGCATGGTACGGGTACAGACCGACAGCACCGACCAGCCGTTCGACATCAACGAGGGCAGCAAGCTGGAACTGGGCTCCACTGCCAAGCTCAGGGTGCTGGCCACCTATCTGGAAATCATCGCCGAACTGCACCAGCGTCACGCGGGGCAAAGCGCCAATCAACTGCGCGCCGTCAATGCCCGAGATAACCTGACTCGCTGGGCAATTGATTACCTGCTCAGCACGCCCAACGCTAGCCTGGCGGGCATGCTGAACGCCGCCATGGAACGTAAATACTCGGCCAGTCCAGGCGAGCGCTTCTTCACTGGCGGCGGCATCCACACCTTCAACAACTTCCGGCGCGAAGATAACCAACGCATTGCCAACATGCGCGAAGCCCTGCGCGAATCGCTTAACCTACCGTTTATCCGCCTGATGCGCGACCTGGTGCGTTACAGCACTTACCAGGGCCCGAACAACAGCGCTGAACTGCTTAAGGACGACAAAGATCCCCGCCGTCAGGTTTATCTACGCGACTTTGCCGATCGGGAAGGCACCTCATTCCTGCAGCGTTTCTGGCGCAAGTATCAGGGGCAACCGGAACAGCAGCGCCTGGACACGTTCCTCAATGGCCTGCGCCACACCTCAGTACGCCTCGCGGCTGTACACCGCTACCTGCAACCTACTGCTGACGAAGCCAGCTTTGCCGCCTTTCTGCGCAAATATCTGCCACAGGAAACGCTCAGCGATAAGCGAATTAACGAGCTGTACCGAAGTTACGGGCCAGGCGCCTATAGCCTGCCCGATCAAGGCTATATCGCTCGCGTTCACCCTCTGGAGCTCTGGTTGCTGGGGTATCTGATCGAACAACCGCAGGCGCGCTTCAGCGATGCCGTCGCTGCCAGCCAGAATGAACGTCAGGAGGTCTATGGCTGGCTATTCCGCAGCCGCCACAAAAGCGCCCGCGATAGCCGTATCCGCATCATGCTGGAGGTCGAGGCCTTTCTCGATATTCATCGCCGCTGGCAGAACCTGGGGTACCCCTTCGCCCACCTGGTGCCCTCACTGGCCACTGCGATTGGCAGCTCAGGTGACCGTCCAGCAGCACTGGCCGAGTTGATGGGGATCATTCAGAACGACGGTATCCGCCAGACCACAGCCCGTATCGACAGCCTGCATTTTGCTGCGGATACACCCTACGACACCCTTGTGGTGCGAGACCACAGCGCAGGAAAACGCGTCATGGCACCCGAGGTGGCCGCAGCACTGCGCAACGCTCTAGCCGATGTGGTTGAGGCCGGCACTGCGCGGCGCTTACTTGGCAGCTTCATCCAGGCTGACGGACAACCGCTCAAAGTCGGCGGCAAAACCGGCACTGGAGATAATCGCATCGAAACCGTCGGCGCCGGTGGCCGGGTCCTCAGTTCACGCGCGATGAACCGCACCGCCACATTTGTCTTCTATTTAGGAGACAACCATTACGGCACCCTTACCGCCTTCGTTCCCGGGCAAGCAGCAGAAAACTTCCGCTTCACTTCAGCACTCCCCGTGCAGGTACTCAAAGGCATGGCGCCTATCCTGCAACCTTATTTGCAGCCTGGTACCCGCAGCCTGTGCCATATGACAGGCAGTGAACAGGCCGCCTCAGGTGCAAATTAA